TTCCAAAAAACGAGGTTTTATTTATACTGGGAGGCCCTGGCGCTGGGAAAGGTACTTTGGGTCAATACATCATGGAAAGGTTGGGTTATGTGCATTTATCGGCTGGTGACCTGCTCAGAGATGAACGTCGGAACGCTAACTCGCAGTATGGGCAATTGATCGAGAATTATATTCGCGATGGGAAGATCGTACCTGTCGCAATCACTTGCAGCCTTTTGGATCAAGCAATGCAAAAGCATTATAGTCCTCACAAAAGATACCTGATCGATGGTTTCCCACGAAATCAGGATAACGTGGATGGGTGGAATGAGGTATAACATTCATTCGTTTGTCATTGGTAGTAGAATTAATTAAAGAGCAAATTTTTATCTATCCCACTTCACCTTAACACATGTTTTGTTCACAGACAATGTCTGATAAATGTATAGTAAAAGGAGTATTGTTTTGCGAATGCAATAAAGAAGTATGCACACAACGCTGCCTGAAACGTGGTGCTGCAGGAAGTGGCAGAAGCGATGATAACGAAGAAGTGTTAGTGAAGAGGCACGAGACATATATTATGGCCACTTTGCCCATAATTGAATACTATGAAAAGCAGAACTTACTGTTTAAAGTAAATAGTATGCAGACACCAGAGAAAGTATTTACAGATGCTAAGGAAATTTTAAAGAAAATAGGCTGGGTATCCAATGAATAAAATCATTTCTAATAATccgggagggagagagagagagagagatcagggattatttcatttatgtctAATGTTTTACTGCTTAAAAAAAGTATATATTTTGTAGAAGAATTATTTTTATGATAGCAGAACAATGAAAactgcattttattttattgcctTTATAGAGAGATTAGACCATATTTTCCTCAGGGTACATGATCAGAATTGGTGTTCTACAAATAGCATATACTTGGTATGCATTCCCTTTTCTACAATTGTATAATGAATAATTTTAcacaaataaaattatacatcatataaatatatatattatatatatatttatgcaaatttaaataatatggacagcaaaatcaaataaaaggaacttctatttaattttaacatttcatTATATTTCGACAACTTTTCCAGACGAATTTGTTATACTTCaacaatttattgtaatttcaaGTCACATGCGAGAGCCCCTGTAGAATGGCAACCAGATGTGGCAGTTGTAGTTGATGTTGCTAGCACTGCAGGCATCAAATCGCTAAAaagatattttataaatataaaacagttgAATCATCGATCAGATGTAAGATCATGCTCAAAGCTCAATTTTTCGGATCATTAATGCCGCATTAATACCTTCATATCACGAGGAACGTTACCAACAGAGCGTTATACAAAACTTTATTAGTCTCcattaattttaattagttCTAGTTCCTATCGGCCTATCTTGTTATCTATCTTTAATATTCGTTGCAGTTAGCATTATTTTCTAGAATTATTAACGAACTTTAAGCTCAAGAATCTTTTAATTTTGCATTTGCAACTCTGGGACACCCGGTGCATAGCACAGAAAACGAATATGTACCTAAATCAAGCTACAAAGTTGAACGAACAATTTAGAAACGTTTCAGCTTTGTTATTTGTGTACATATTTTTAAGATGCACACGTTTCAGTTATCTTCATGCCAACAGGTGTATCGAGTTTGAAATTGTTCGGGTGCTCGATAACATTTATATACGTCACATATTCTCTCTCATATGTTTTTTCTAGCTCCCTTTTAGAATTTCATGGCACCCTGTATAAATCATGGGGGAAGTGTTCTTTGATCTAGCTACAAAGTAGCATTGTGAAACTAGCTTGGACTAGATTCGAATTGTTGAATAAGAGTTCACTCTCCTGTGTGAAATTCAGTGTTAGTGGTGACTCAGCTCGTCCCATGAAATTCACTAGCAGAGACGAGTTAATTCGTCGAATGAAGTTCACGAGTAGAGACGAGCTAATTCGCTCCACGAGATTAATAAGCATGTACCGGCGAGTACAGACATGTATTTTCGTAAGCGACTTTAAAAATCCGTACAAGGAAGCATTTATTTCGTCAACTGTAGCAGTCCCTGCTGTATATATGTTCATAAAGATGCCGTTTAAAATTTTTGGCAGATACGTCCGTACTGTTTGTTAAAATTTGTTAAACGCTTCGCGCGTCCTAAGCGACGCGGTTTTTCACGTAGTGGTAAATCACCCGATACACAACAATGACTCGGTGGCAACGACCTCTTTTTATATCGGCACCGACAGAGGTAGCGTGGAGCCACTTTTTTTGttgaagagagacagagagagaaagagagagataacaGATAATCTCGAATCAGGaaacaaataaatttattgtgggagaaagagACGAAGGAGCAATTCGGCGAAACGTGATCCAGCCGCCGAGGTATCGTGTATTCAATTTGTAGAATTGatacaagagagagagaacgcgaagaGGAAGCTGGAATTCTGCACCGCGAAGGAGCATTGACATCTTCCGTTGCCCGATTATAAAACCGATCCCCGCCACCGTGTGCTACCGAAGTTAATGCGCCTTCGCTGTCGAAAGATCGACCCGTTTTCAACTTTCTCATCGTGCTGGCCAGAAATCTGTATCGTTAATGAGCCGCCGCAAGAAATTCTGACCCGTGAAAATAATCCGGCAGTCCAGAAGCGTCCGAGGCGAATTCTATCCGATCGAACGCGTGTTCCTGAAACGTTCGCTGGCAGCGTGCATAGTTAGAACTAGAACTGCGGCTCTTCGATTTTCGACAAAATGAGGGAAACATGTCTTTCTTCTggcagaaataaaataaaactgttACTAATTTCTTATTCGTATCGGTCCTCACTCGTTCCGTTCGAACTCTCATTATTCGACAATGAAGATCAGATTCCATTAATCGAAAATACCAGGCACTTCGCGAACGATCAGTTTCGCAGAATTTCCCACAATCGCGGTTCAATATCAATCTGGTAATTACGCGTCAGAGTATCGAGTCTAATGACCGCGCCGCGCGATTCCCTTGTATCGATTATCTGCAATCATCGGGCAAAAAAGGCCGACTTATCGGTCGTGCCCTGCCTCTCTGATCTTTGCGCCTTAATtttcaaaaaacaaaaaaaaagaataaaataaaaagactCGACAGTGGTTGTGTCCAGCTGGAATTATCGTTCGACGTTGACGTTCGCGGTGCCGTCGATGTTATCGCGTTGATCGATCGTCTCTTTTCTTTTCGCGAGCGTGACACTTTCGCGAGATAACGCTAACCCTGAAAAATACATTGCTGTTCTGGGATCAACGAACTATTATCGATTACGCTCGATGGTCCTCGCTCTTTGACTCGCTCGATCATTCCTCGCAGACGTTCGCCGGTCAAAAGTCCTTACCGATTCCGCGAGATCCTTTCGATCGCGATTTCACAAACCGGATGGCCCCGTGACGCGTTTTCTTATTCTGCAGACTTTTATCACTTAAGTGCCTCTTGCAATTGTCGTGGAAAATTCTTACTTTGTGCGAAGCGCTGCAGCTTAAATGTTGACGAACGCAACGAAAAGGAACAGTCATCCAGCAGAGATGGCAGACTTTTGGAAACGGGGTCACCAAAGGTAAACAAAGTGGAAAATTGTAAGGAAGGTCCGATGCGAAAGGAAAATTTCGTCGAGATTAGGGAAAGTTTTCTCGAGAtaggactctctctctctctctctctctctctctctctctgtctcaaaAGACTCCGTTGGTTCCTAATGTAATACTCGTACCTCGAAAAGAATTTCGTGAAATACCTCGAGGAGCATTAAGCAGGCGAAGAAGCGAGGAGAATCGCAGGATAAGGGATCGAGAAAACTGCTATCTGCTTCCTCGTTAGTCGAAGTTGTGCAGCCAACGAACCGGCGAACCTATTACGTAAACGCTTCGCGTAGGTGTTTAATTTGAGGAAAAACACCGCGGAAAATGCGCGGACAGGTTCGTCGACCGAAATCACGCGGGCGTACATGCGAGCGCATCGAGCGTTTGCTACGAAAAGGTGTAAACGCTCGTTGCAAATGCGTCGCATGCGCAGAAGTGCATGTGTGCGTCCTCGTAGATTTGCATAGATTTGCGTAGGAGCGGAAACTCGGATTGACGCGCGAAAACCGAGAGAATGGCGGTGAATTCCCGGACTATGCTCTCCCGAGGACAATGTCCTGAAGCTAACACAGCGTAGAAAGTTCGAAGAATTCACGAACCGTGCTTAAATAGATTATATCGAGGCCATCGTGGTCCTAATGGAAATTATACTGCCCTCATTGCCCTAATGACTCATCGTACACGAACTACCTGATAAATGGCAACGAGGTATTGCTGGGAGTGACGGACACGTAGTCGTTTAGAACATAATTGCTGTTTACGTGGGTTAACGTAAACGATTATTATCTCGTTTACAGATTCGATAAAGATAAATGGGGCAAATAGCGATTTGAAAGTTTACTTGGGACGATACTCCCGTTTGCAGGGATGCAAAATCGAGAGAAGCGTTTCGTATGGGAGAAAGTTCACCCTACAACAACTTTGTCGATAGAAAGAATGTTCTCGACTCCCATGCACTTTCCGATTGCTCAAATCCGAGAATCTCGTTGCCAGTATCTCTCATATGAAACTTACTGCAAGGGCGTGCGCGAGCTGATATACCTAAGTGCACCACCTCTTGCAAGCTGCTTGTTATGTTGTACGGTAACGCGGGAGTTTCTAGGGCAAAAGTTTCTATGGAAGAAAGCGCTACCCTCGGGAACTTCTTCGAAAAGTGATCTCATAAAACAAACATTCTCTTCGACGAGTTTCAATTTTCGAAGCGAGCCATCTGGGATCGTTTGATTCCGGCGAATGAACCATCGAACTCGGAGATTTTTGCTCGGATGTAGTTTCAATATGTTTCAGAACGAATTCAGAACGATCTGTTCGACTATAgcgaattctccccaattttccttcagcttgtaaaggaaaatgtacaaaatttgttataattggtgacaatcggcaactatagaaatgagccgcgaggctcgtatagtcatatctccttttcccaaattgtccattttcctttacaagctgaaggaaagttggggagaatttaccgtatttcaCGTATTGATATACAATCGGTTTTTCGGGAATGATGTTTAAGTGGCTGAAGAGGGCAGCTGCTAGGATGTAAAGGCAAATATCCTAGAGTGACTAATAAACTGACGAAGGTACAAAGAGTTCGACAATGACTAACGACTAACCCAGTCAGGATATTCGGAATATTCGGCGGTTCAATTTGGTAATGAGCTGGCGTTTACAAACGATAACAATGTTTGTAGGTTCCAAGTTTTAACCCTTGACCGTGGCATGGCTGCGTGTTGAAATACATTTTAGTTTGCCGGAACCATAGCCCGTACCGATAACCTCTGTTAGACGCATACACGCGTCCTTAGGAATCGCTGGTCGAAGGGTTAAATAGAATGTTTCGCGATTCTTTCGACTCCTATTCCGAACTACCCAAGTCCTGGAGTGCAGCGCGCGCTTCTACGACGCCAGCTCGTGCCTGTGTAACGTACCCTAGCGGATCGTTTGCGGCGCGGACCTCGCCGGGAAAGGCCGAAGACGAAAAGGTTCGAAAGGCTGTTCGAGCCTGAGGACGTTGGTCGCGCGGCCGAGAGATCCCCGTTCGATCTTTCCGATCGTGTCGAATTCCTACCGACGAACGAGCGCACACACGTTTTCTCggtctctcccactctctcctctcctct
This genomic window from Megalopta genalis isolate 19385.01 chromosome 9, iyMegGena1_principal, whole genome shotgun sequence contains:
- the Dak1 gene encoding cytidine/uridine monophosphate kinase Dak1 isoform X1 encodes the protein MLNVFTAGLRLFTMSTIPKNEVLFILGGPGAGKGTLGQYIMERLGYVHLSAGDLLRDERRNANSQYGQLIENYIRDGKIVPVAITCSLLDQAMQKHYSPHKRYLIDGFPRNQDNVDGWNETMSDKCIVKGVLFCECNKEVCTQRCLKRGAAGSGRSDDNEEVLVKRHETYIMATLPIIEYYEKQNLLFKVNSMQTPEKVFTDAKEILKKIGWVSNE
- the Dak1 gene encoding cytidine/uridine monophosphate kinase Dak1 isoform X2, whose protein sequence is MSTIPKNEVLFILGGPGAGKGTLGQYIMERLGYVHLSAGDLLRDERRNANSQYGQLIENYIRDGKIVPVAITCSLLDQAMQKHYSPHKRYLIDGFPRNQDNVDGWNETMSDKCIVKGVLFCECNKEVCTQRCLKRGAAGSGRSDDNEEVLVKRHETYIMATLPIIEYYEKQNLLFKVNSMQTPEKVFTDAKEILKKIGWVSNE